From Alosa sapidissima isolate fAloSap1 chromosome 2, fAloSap1.pri, whole genome shotgun sequence, one genomic window encodes:
- the LOC121687862 gene encoding uncharacterized protein LOC121687862 isoform X1 — MRAVIPLLVLLFSMCGAQTQSTQTEVQTESQSTGAAAAVTTTLDVSAELRELRDMVVEQRVLLSVTQKELQNTKSLLYKMETENDAQNTEMAVLKTRLAASETEVLNLRKETAAQTVYLSERLAATETDMKHVKKDTTAQHTDLTTMQPKVAFSAGLGLVDIQAGITDLNLVFTRIITNVGQAYSDTTGFFTAPVRGVYYFRFTVMDLLNSHWMAIILYRNGERIMFLNEHDTDGHATYLSSGVTLQLEVGDTVNMGLPASRRLLSRKDNHSTFSGFLLFPL; from the coding sequence ATGAGGGCAGTCATCccactgctggtgctgctgttctCCATGTGTGGAGCTCAGACTCAGAGCACCCAGACTGAAGTTCAGACAGAGAGCCAGAGCACtggggctgctgctgcagtCACTACCACGCTGGATGTCTCTGCTGAGCTCAGGGAACTCAGAGACATGGTAGTGGAACAGAGAGTGCTGCTGAGTGTCACCCAGAAAGAGCTACAGAACACCAAATCCCTACTGTACAAAATGGAGACTGAGAATGATGCTCAGAACACAGAGATGGCCGTGCTAAAGACCAGACTGGCTGCTAGTGAAACTGAAGTGCTGAATCTGAGGAAggaaactgcagcacagacagttTATCTGAGTGAGAGACTGGCAGCCACTGAGACTGACATGAAGCATGTGAAGAAAGAcaccacagcacaacacacagaccTGACCACTATGCAACCCAAGGTGGCATTCTCAGCAGGGCTGGGTTTAGTAGACATACAGGCTGGGATAACTGACTTGAACTTGGTCTTCACTAGAATCATCACCAATGTAGGGCAGGCCTACAGTGACACAACAGGCTTCTTCACAGCTCCAGTCAGGGGAGTCTACTACTTCAGATTCACTGTCATGGATTTACTAAACTCACACTGGATGGCAATCATACTATACAGGAATGGAGAGCGGATCATGTTTCTAAATGAGCATGATACAGATGGACACGCCACTTATCTGTCCAGTGGTGTGACTCTGCAGCTGGAGGTGGGAGATACAGTTAACATGGGACTCCCTGCAAGCCGCAGGCTCCTTAGTAGAAAAGATAATCACAGCACCTTCAGTGGCTTCCTGCTGTTTCCTCTCTGA
- the LOC121687862 gene encoding complement C1q-like protein 4 isoform X2 — protein MVVEQRVLLSVTQKELQNTKSLLYKMETENDAQNTEMAVLKTRLAASETEVLNLRKETAAQTVYLSERLAATETDMKHVKKDTTAQHTDLTTMQPKVAFSAGLGLVDIQAGITDLNLVFTRIITNVGQAYSDTTGFFTAPVRGVYYFRFTVMDLLNSHWMAIILYRNGERIMFLNEHDTDGHATYLSSGVTLQLEVGDTVNMGLPASRRLLSRKDNHSTFSGFLLFPL, from the coding sequence ATGGTAGTGGAACAGAGAGTGCTGCTGAGTGTCACCCAGAAAGAGCTACAGAACACCAAATCCCTACTGTACAAAATGGAGACTGAGAATGATGCTCAGAACACAGAGATGGCCGTGCTAAAGACCAGACTGGCTGCTAGTGAAACTGAAGTGCTGAATCTGAGGAAggaaactgcagcacagacagttTATCTGAGTGAGAGACTGGCAGCCACTGAGACTGACATGAAGCATGTGAAGAAAGAcaccacagcacaacacacagaccTGACCACTATGCAACCCAAGGTGGCATTCTCAGCAGGGCTGGGTTTAGTAGACATACAGGCTGGGATAACTGACTTGAACTTGGTCTTCACTAGAATCATCACCAATGTAGGGCAGGCCTACAGTGACACAACAGGCTTCTTCACAGCTCCAGTCAGGGGAGTCTACTACTTCAGATTCACTGTCATGGATTTACTAAACTCACACTGGATGGCAATCATACTATACAGGAATGGAGAGCGGATCATGTTTCTAAATGAGCATGATACAGATGGACACGCCACTTATCTGTCCAGTGGTGTGACTCTGCAGCTGGAGGTGGGAGATACAGTTAACATGGGACTCCCTGCAAGCCGCAGGCTCCTTAGTAGAAAAGATAATCACAGCACCTTCAGTGGCTTCCTGCTGTTTCCTCTCTGA